One segment of Sulfobacillus thermosulfidooxidans DSM 9293 DNA contains the following:
- a CDS encoding peptide ABC transporter substrate-binding protein: protein MSIQRPLTWLATGLTLSAIAAGCGSPSTTTSQGTTTSKAAVIANGTVVDGIFEEPDNLNPILGPNMTFSAIVKTSMFHNLFQVLPNGTLEPDIATVVPTVANGGISANGLVYTFHLKQGLKWSNGQPITSKDVWETYKLITNPAVNAVTKLGWSDVKTFKILSPYSFQLILNAPFAPLIDTVFTGSSPGILPYSVFKNIPASQVNTAHFNVDPSVSDGPFMFKSWVPGVAITVQRNPYWWGPKPKASQIVFKVIPNENTLLADAQSHAINVYYFAPIEQAQPLSAISGAKVFFTSAPNEEMAVVNMRDPVLDNVKVRQALEYAIDRPALVSKVWMGHATLVGADQPPDAWAYDPQIKPYPYNPQKADALLTAAGWKMGSNGFRTKNGQELTLIYSTTAGNPYRDATERLLQFWLKQVGINLVIRNYPANEFFGTILPDGKPWDLAEYEYGQGLDPGVRPQVMYEPGGAENFGAYNNPAVTSLLQAQSTLVTEAQRRPYLFRVEQILHNDLPDLFYYSPQGVSASINMSGYQPNPWSVDTWNCWDWQLTK from the coding sequence TTGTCCATACAACGTCCACTTACATGGTTAGCGACTGGTCTGACTTTATCAGCTATTGCGGCAGGATGCGGCTCCCCTTCCACGACGACGTCGCAAGGGACGACCACAAGCAAGGCGGCTGTCATTGCCAATGGTACGGTGGTTGACGGAATTTTTGAAGAGCCGGATAACTTAAATCCGATCTTGGGACCCAATATGACCTTCTCTGCAATTGTCAAAACCTCCATGTTTCACAATCTATTTCAGGTTTTACCCAATGGTACCTTAGAACCCGATATTGCAACCGTCGTTCCCACTGTGGCCAATGGCGGGATTTCCGCTAACGGTTTAGTGTATACGTTCCATCTCAAACAAGGCTTGAAATGGTCAAATGGACAACCTATCACAAGTAAAGATGTATGGGAAACTTATAAGTTGATAACCAATCCGGCCGTCAATGCTGTCACAAAACTGGGTTGGTCGGATGTCAAAACTTTTAAGATATTGAGTCCCTATAGCTTCCAACTCATCTTAAATGCGCCATTTGCTCCTCTGATCGATACGGTGTTTACAGGAAGTAGTCCCGGCATTTTGCCTTACTCCGTCTTTAAGAATATTCCTGCCAGCCAGGTGAACACCGCTCATTTTAATGTGGACCCGTCAGTGAGTGATGGACCTTTTATGTTCAAAAGCTGGGTGCCCGGAGTCGCCATTACTGTGCAACGTAATCCCTACTGGTGGGGACCTAAGCCTAAAGCCAGTCAGATCGTCTTCAAGGTTATTCCCAATGAGAATACCTTGTTGGCCGATGCCCAGTCGCATGCGATTAATGTCTACTATTTTGCTCCTATTGAACAAGCACAACCCTTATCAGCCATTTCCGGTGCTAAAGTCTTCTTTACCTCGGCCCCCAATGAAGAAATGGCCGTCGTGAATATGCGCGATCCCGTTTTAGACAATGTCAAGGTGCGGCAAGCGCTAGAATATGCCATCGACAGGCCCGCCCTGGTCTCTAAGGTTTGGATGGGGCATGCAACGCTAGTTGGAGCCGATCAACCGCCTGATGCGTGGGCCTATGACCCGCAAATCAAACCGTATCCATATAACCCCCAAAAAGCGGATGCGTTATTGACGGCAGCCGGATGGAAGATGGGCTCCAACGGCTTTCGCACCAAAAATGGGCAAGAACTAACCCTGATCTATTCCACTACTGCCGGTAACCCTTACCGCGATGCGACAGAACGCTTGTTGCAATTCTGGCTCAAACAAGTCGGTATCAATTTAGTCATTCGTAACTACCCTGCCAACGAGTTTTTCGGCACAATACTGCCCGATGGGAAACCGTGGGACTTAGCCGAGTATGAATACGGACAAGGACTTGATCCCGGGGTCCGTCCCCAAGTCATGTACGAGCCAGGAGGTGCTGAAAACTTTGGCGCTTATAATAATCCGGCGGTAACCTCCTTACTCCAAGCCCAAAGCACGCTCGTCACAGAAGCCCAACGCCGCCCATACCTGTTCCGTGTCGAACAAATCCTGCATAATGACCTCCCGGATCTCTTTTATTACAGTCCCCAAGGTGTGTCGGCCTCAATCAATATGTCCGGGTATCAACCTAATCCTTGGTCCGTAGACACCTGGAATTGTTGGGACTGGCAGTTAACCAAGTAG
- a CDS encoding MFS transporter, which translates to MIASLRTVGFRWLWLGQLLSQFGNAVFLIMGFWVIQLKSPFLLGIAGLAMAIPQILAVIGGAVVDRFDAKQIMLLTDLLRGTAVAVGLVIIALDPQASPYIIITVIGVNALGTAFFRGCPKLRGISLAHPFS; encoded by the coding sequence ATGATTGCGTCTCTAAGAACCGTCGGGTTTCGTTGGCTGTGGTTAGGGCAGTTGTTATCCCAATTTGGCAATGCAGTATTTTTGATCATGGGGTTTTGGGTCATCCAGCTTAAAAGCCCATTTTTATTAGGGATTGCGGGGCTGGCCATGGCCATTCCCCAAATATTAGCGGTAATTGGCGGAGCGGTGGTAGACCGTTTTGATGCTAAGCAGATCATGTTATTAACCGATTTATTGCGTGGAACGGCGGTTGCCGTGGGCCTCGTAATTATCGCCCTCGATCCGCAAGCCAGTCCTTATATCATTATCACCGTCATTGGGGTGAATGCCTTAGGCACCGCATTTTTTCGAGGTTGTCCCAAGCTTCGTGGAATTTCGCTAGCGCATCCTTTCTCGTGA
- a CDS encoding IS256 family transposase, whose protein sequence is MTTSIKKKSLPEQSVTVPWVDILQDAEDGLLALSIRVGLQVLQQMMAAEVEQLAGPKGRHDPQRQAVRHGTEVGSVFLGDRKISVPHPRVRAADGSEEIPLDTYHQFQDPTLATQAVLERMLYGLASRQQRHADAAFEAAMEQPGPSKSTVSRRFIQATQQALDRFLQRRLDDRTWVVVMIDGLRVADHLVVGALGIDADGHKRVLGLVEGATENHTVVMALLQDLITRGLTAAQGLLVVIDGAKALAKAVHDVWGDQVLIQRCQIHKQRNVLDHLPKSAENRIRQRLRKAYQEPDADTAAQALEALAKELERDHPGAAGSLREGLAETLTVHRLGLPGLLRQTLANTNALESINSQLRTHAQNVKHWTNGQQVLRWMASASFFIEDTLTRIPGYREIPVLQTALKATCSKTPEQKTEQIG, encoded by the coding sequence GTGACTACCAGTATAAAGAAAAAATCGCTTCCCGAACAGTCGGTGACGGTGCCGTGGGTGGACATCCTCCAGGATGCCGAAGACGGATTATTGGCGCTGTCGATCCGGGTCGGATTGCAGGTTTTGCAACAGATGATGGCGGCCGAGGTGGAGCAGTTGGCAGGACCTAAAGGCCGTCATGATCCGCAACGCCAAGCGGTCCGACACGGGACCGAAGTCGGCAGTGTCTTTTTGGGGGATCGCAAAATCTCCGTTCCACACCCTCGGGTGCGGGCCGCTGATGGCTCGGAGGAAATTCCGTTAGACACCTACCATCAGTTTCAGGACCCGACGCTGGCGACACAAGCCGTACTGGAACGCATGCTGTATGGCTTAGCGAGCCGCCAACAGCGCCATGCCGATGCAGCCTTTGAAGCCGCGATGGAGCAGCCAGGCCCCAGCAAAAGCACGGTGAGCCGCCGCTTTATCCAAGCCACCCAACAGGCTCTCGACCGCTTCCTCCAGCGCCGATTGGATGACCGGACGTGGGTGGTGGTGATGATCGATGGTTTGCGTGTAGCGGACCATCTGGTGGTAGGCGCCTTAGGGATTGATGCGGACGGTCACAAACGCGTCTTGGGATTGGTCGAAGGGGCGACAGAAAATCATACCGTGGTCATGGCCTTATTGCAGGATCTCATCACCCGCGGCCTGACGGCCGCGCAGGGATTACTCGTGGTTATCGATGGCGCCAAGGCCTTAGCCAAAGCCGTGCACGACGTCTGGGGAGACCAAGTCCTCATCCAACGCTGCCAAATTCACAAGCAACGGAATGTGCTCGACCACCTGCCGAAATCAGCCGAAAATCGGATCCGCCAGCGCTTACGGAAAGCGTATCAAGAACCGGATGCGGACACAGCCGCACAGGCATTAGAAGCACTCGCGAAAGAGCTGGAACGGGACCATCCCGGTGCCGCCGGAAGCCTTCGGGAAGGACTCGCCGAAACCTTAACTGTCCATCGATTGGGCCTTCCGGGCCTCTTGCGCCAAACGTTGGCGAACACCAATGCCCTGGAATCCATCAACAGTCAATTGCGGACTCATGCGCAAAATGTCAAACATTGGACCAATGGGCAACAAGTCTTACGGTGGATGGCGTCGGCGAGCTTTTTTATCGAAGACACGTTGACGCGGATCCCCGGCTATCGCGAGATTCCCGTGTTGCAAACGGCCTTAAAAGCCACGTGTTCCAAAACGCCGGAACAAAAAACCGAGCAAATCGGATAA
- a CDS encoding MFS transporter gives MGHSPFFGPAEAVVLPLLVPDQDLAAANGLYSLTSQMTSAIGAGIGGAAIATVGIFAVFGFDLVSFWFSALAIFIMTRYSRPLGQKPTVSTETKHPFAGFREGWKMITMMRWFVTLLPLILLTNFTFAGGLILLPYWVHHDLHSTAFWYGLTDGAWSLGMMIGSLNAGWLSRFSLEKTISVSGILQGCMMAAFAFTHAPGVDMVWLFIGGVCNGSTNALIFTMLQRLIPEAIRGRTFGLLITIVTAATPLAVFLAGVSVSIIPTIWWYLAMAITDVAFGLSLWRVIPKNLDGSSGTVLAPES, from the coding sequence ATGGGGCATTCTCCATTTTTTGGTCCGGCGGAAGCCGTGGTGTTGCCCCTTCTCGTTCCGGATCAGGATTTGGCCGCTGCCAATGGACTCTATTCACTCACCTCCCAGATGACTTCAGCCATTGGCGCAGGAATTGGCGGGGCAGCGATTGCGACCGTGGGAATTTTTGCGGTCTTTGGGTTTGACTTGGTCTCATTTTGGTTTAGTGCCCTCGCCATTTTCATCATGACCCGGTACTCCAGACCTTTAGGGCAGAAACCTACCGTATCAACTGAGACCAAACATCCTTTTGCCGGGTTTCGGGAAGGCTGGAAAATGATTACGATGATGCGCTGGTTTGTCACGTTATTACCCCTCATTTTGTTAACCAACTTTACCTTTGCTGGGGGCTTGATTCTGTTGCCCTATTGGGTCCATCACGACCTGCATTCGACAGCATTTTGGTATGGTCTTACCGATGGTGCTTGGTCATTAGGGATGATGATTGGAAGCCTCAACGCGGGTTGGTTGAGTCGGTTTTCCTTAGAAAAAACGATTAGTGTTTCGGGGATCCTCCAAGGGTGCATGATGGCGGCATTTGCTTTTACGCATGCGCCAGGCGTTGACATGGTGTGGCTTTTTATCGGAGGGGTCTGTAATGGATCTACCAATGCTCTGATATTTACCATGCTGCAGCGTTTAATTCCTGAGGCCATTCGTGGCCGCACGTTTGGTTTGCTGATTACGATTGTGACCGCAGCGACCCCGCTTGCGGTATTTTTGGCGGGAGTATCCGTCAGTATTATCCCGACGATTTGGTGGTACCTGGCCATGGCTATCACCGATGTGGCCTTTGGCCTTTCGTTATGGCGGGTGATCCCCAAGAATTTGGATGGTTCATCTGGAACGGTTTTGGCCCCCGAGTCATGA
- a CDS encoding MFS transporter — MNNTHRIIFTFSLISVLVATYNLTLTSGLLHHFHRIWHLHPSTLSLINAAPLVGMAVGGLLLGMLSDRVGRATILRWNWLIIFLSSVAVLFVFSPLTLITARVLLGIGLGSDFAIIFPYIVELGNRSRMVIAVLGLGDFGQWLAYAVDALAQHLKLYRLPFVLGILWVIPLALGRRQLPESLVWQQYRVKNYARWMLSLRTSKTRTHVVKTGLPWALHQISGQGLALFLPSLLLGLMPSAAPWGPTVIKFLVLPAFLVTIQVVRIMGPVKWQVATFSLRALSFSGACVAIGAHWSHWIAIALLTGALFWGSAGPDKTTVLIPSLLFRPSIHTSGQGMAEFLGRLGSLLGVLLFGSLVITGHTLVALVGFALSDFLGAAISLSLFAIPLWSLPTGHKPLPASSLIHD, encoded by the coding sequence ATGAATAACACGCATAGGATCATTTTTACATTTTCTCTTATCAGCGTGTTAGTCGCGACCTATAATCTGACGCTCACATCCGGATTATTACATCATTTTCACCGGATTTGGCATCTTCATCCCAGCACGTTATCCTTAATTAATGCCGCGCCGCTCGTAGGAATGGCGGTAGGTGGTCTTTTGTTGGGCATGCTGAGTGACCGTGTCGGCCGCGCAACCATCTTGCGATGGAACTGGCTCATCATTTTCCTTAGCAGTGTTGCTGTCCTATTTGTTTTTTCACCCCTTACTCTTATTACGGCACGAGTCCTTTTAGGAATTGGACTAGGGAGCGATTTTGCCATCATCTTTCCTTACATCGTCGAACTCGGCAACCGCTCACGCATGGTCATCGCCGTGCTAGGACTAGGAGACTTCGGTCAATGGCTCGCTTACGCCGTCGATGCATTGGCTCAGCACTTGAAGCTGTATCGCCTGCCTTTTGTTCTCGGGATCTTATGGGTGATTCCTTTGGCTTTAGGACGACGGCAATTGCCTGAAAGCCTTGTCTGGCAGCAATACCGGGTAAAAAATTATGCCCGCTGGATGCTATCGCTGCGGACCTCCAAGACCCGCACTCATGTCGTAAAAACCGGCCTACCTTGGGCCCTGCACCAAATTAGTGGGCAAGGTCTGGCTTTGTTTTTACCTTCACTCTTGCTCGGATTAATGCCATCGGCCGCACCGTGGGGACCCACGGTCATCAAATTTTTGGTCTTACCCGCCTTTCTCGTAACAATACAGGTTGTTCGGATAATGGGTCCTGTCAAATGGCAGGTTGCAACCTTTAGCCTGCGTGCCTTAAGTTTTTCTGGTGCGTGCGTAGCGATTGGGGCGCATTGGTCCCACTGGATTGCCATAGCCCTGCTCACGGGTGCCTTGTTTTGGGGATCCGCAGGTCCAGATAAAACGACCGTCCTCATCCCCTCGCTTCTCTTTCGCCCCAGTATTCATACGTCCGGACAAGGCATGGCCGAGTTTCTAGGGCGCTTAGGAAGTCTTCTTGGCGTATTACTCTTTGGTTCTTTGGTGATTACGGGCCACACCCTGGTAGCCCTCGTGGGATTTGCCCTTTCAGATTTTTTGGGAGCAGCTATTAGCTTAAGTCTCTTCGCCATACCGCTGTGGAGCCTACCCACGGGTCATAAGCCGTTACCGGCTTCGTCCCTCATTCACGATTAA
- a CDS encoding DUF4850 domain-containing protein, whose amino-acid sequence MTFHYPKAVAVTAPVQWASQLQAIGALGFVILTPKGWSGTAQEGADGSKRIVLYPPGGSAQYGPRILLNTSGGCVGCAWYLAAPYFSWVRQHFASAGWGTYQGPVISGYPLAADLRAYRAPNTQTGYHVNGIVYAPFIENPNGNDQVMFRQAETILPPGEHSLATVILNNLLPQLENPQI is encoded by the coding sequence GTGACATTTCATTATCCCAAGGCCGTGGCAGTAACAGCCCCGGTACAGTGGGCGTCTCAATTGCAAGCAATAGGGGCTTTGGGCTTTGTGATCCTCACTCCCAAAGGATGGTCGGGCACCGCACAAGAAGGCGCTGATGGCTCAAAACGCATTGTGTTATATCCTCCGGGCGGTTCCGCTCAATATGGTCCCCGCATCCTTCTAAACACTTCGGGCGGGTGTGTGGGCTGTGCGTGGTATCTAGCCGCCCCTTATTTTTCATGGGTACGCCAGCATTTTGCCAGCGCAGGCTGGGGAACCTATCAGGGACCTGTGATTTCAGGATATCCTCTCGCGGCGGATTTAAGGGCGTACCGTGCTCCTAATACGCAAACGGGTTACCACGTCAACGGGATTGTCTATGCACCCTTTATAGAAAATCCTAATGGCAATGATCAAGTCATGTTTCGCCAAGCCGAAACGATATTGCCTCCCGGTGAGCATTCTTTAGCAACCGTGATTTTGAACAATCTCTTACCACAATTAGAAAATCCCCAGATTTGA
- a CDS encoding ABC transporter permease, with the protein MSLPMLDASLDDVKDSQSETKAPSNRFIARFKTHRPALLGLALLTVITLASILAPVLAPYPLNAPDLNALLAPPSLHHLMGTDDVGIDLFTEVLYGGRVSIAVGIFSAVVAITVGTAIGSTAGYYGGIIDGILMRLTDVALSTPVLFIILLVTALTGPHPVTVVLVIGLTAWMFPARILRSQFLTFKSRDFVEAARAMGMTDSRIIIRHILPNALPPLIVNATLLVGQAILTESTMSFLGAGLQPPNISWGYLLNQAQTYLTTAPWMAFFPGLMIFLVILSVNMVGDGLRHALDVR; encoded by the coding sequence ATGTCGCTACCAATGCTTGATGCCTCTCTTGATGATGTCAAGGACTCACAATCTGAGACGAAGGCACCATCTAATCGTTTTATAGCCCGGTTCAAAACACATCGACCCGCATTATTGGGATTGGCGCTATTGACCGTTATCACATTAGCATCGATTCTTGCACCAGTGCTAGCTCCGTATCCCTTAAATGCACCCGACCTGAATGCACTGTTAGCTCCACCCAGCTTACATCACCTCATGGGCACTGACGATGTAGGAATTGACCTATTTACAGAGGTCCTCTATGGAGGACGTGTCTCGATAGCGGTGGGAATTTTTAGTGCGGTTGTGGCTATTACAGTAGGTACTGCGATTGGTTCGACCGCAGGCTATTACGGTGGCATTATTGATGGCATCCTCATGCGGCTTACCGATGTGGCGTTATCCACACCCGTACTCTTTATTATTCTACTTGTCACCGCGCTCACCGGACCTCATCCGGTTACAGTGGTTCTGGTAATTGGTCTCACAGCGTGGATGTTCCCTGCACGTATCTTGCGGAGTCAATTTCTCACGTTCAAATCACGTGATTTTGTGGAAGCCGCCCGGGCGATGGGCATGACAGACAGCCGAATTATTATTCGCCATATTCTTCCCAATGCTTTGCCGCCACTCATTGTGAATGCCACACTGCTTGTGGGTCAAGCCATATTGACCGAGTCCACCATGAGTTTTTTGGGCGCAGGTTTGCAGCCCCCTAATATCTCTTGGGGATATCTGCTAAATCAAGCACAAACCTATTTAACCACCGCGCCCTGGATGGCATTTTTTCCGGGATTAATGATATTCCTCGTGATCTTGTCCGTAAATATGGTGGGTGATGGGTTACGTCACGCATTAGACGTTCGTTAA
- a CDS encoding WD40/YVTN/BNR-like repeat-containing protein codes for MAMEKLMAWRSIGPFRGGRVVAVTAHPSNAHTFYFGAVAGGVWKTTDAGISWYNISDHSLNAWSIGALDISSTDPNILYVGTGEACLRGNVTHGQGVFRTSDGGRHWESLGLSDSRHIARIRIHPTQPDWVYVAAIGHAFGPNTERGVFRTRDGGRNWERVLYLNPETGATDLVLDPFNPRRLWAAMYQVKREPWSFTSGGPGSGLWRSEDGGNSWTNLTKAPGLPQGPLGRIGISASGAQEDLLYMSVEAAEGGIFVSHDGGDHWEVATHDPEVRQRPWYFSHIFADPQSPGTVYVLNFEFLRSLDFGRHFESVPTPHVDHHDLWIDPHNPQRMINGHDGGAAVSLDGGKSWSTILNQPTAQFYHLAVDHQVPPRVYGTQQDNSSISVPLRSFKAAITVAEQTEVGGGESGYIVVHPAHNHIIFAGNYGLLTRYDQHEGTTRVITPWPEDQAGHGASHLRYRFNWTFPIAIDPHPPYALYAGAQVVFRSVDEGQSWETISPDLTRADTSKMVPSGGPITKDNTSVEYFGTLSVIAVSPLAGTEIWTGSDDGRVHCSQDGGKTWHDVTPPEIPAWAFISGIEPSHHVPGRVYVAANRYKLDDLTPYIWRSDDYGHSWTPCHSDLPSDAVMRIVREDPLNPHLLFAGTECGVFYSRDGGNHWLALNHQLPLVPVHDLAIAGNSLVAATHGRSFWVLDDITPLRVFPTQDPDHLQVAVAPTHFIWPEPARLPTEDKSEGFVSTGPYTTRWKLQEKRPIFPDAGRNPEDGIYVYYQLPVNVEHLRITVKDSRGNPITTTDETQSLPTVKGTHGWSWSCRYPDPENLEGAVFRGGRMKGPLAPPGLYSVTLTTPTEEVSTTFELVPLPHTRASDLEKRWQLLMNIGNTLTAVHRLFKDMTTVKETLISWQQKGFIEGSESQALYQELLDQIDHLRNQLNQYKALSAKDLLNYPIQLNGKLTSLARWVQATYGAPTTAMLQVYNDLKTRFQEVQSAWTTTMKNVQELSQQLDITKHIVFDFHKPADE; via the coding sequence TTGGCTATGGAGAAATTGATGGCGTGGCGCTCGATCGGCCCTTTTCGGGGTGGACGGGTTGTTGCGGTTACCGCTCACCCATCGAATGCTCACACCTTTTATTTTGGGGCTGTTGCGGGCGGTGTCTGGAAAACCACAGATGCCGGCATAAGCTGGTACAATATTAGCGACCACAGCTTAAACGCATGGTCTATCGGGGCCTTAGATATCTCGTCTACAGATCCTAACATTCTCTATGTGGGAACGGGTGAAGCCTGCTTGCGGGGCAATGTCACCCATGGGCAAGGAGTTTTTCGCACGTCTGATGGGGGGCGGCACTGGGAATCGCTTGGTTTAAGCGATTCCCGTCATATTGCTCGCATTCGTATTCATCCTACCCAACCCGATTGGGTTTATGTGGCGGCTATTGGTCACGCGTTTGGCCCGAATACCGAACGGGGCGTATTTCGAACCCGCGACGGAGGACGCAATTGGGAAAGAGTCTTGTATCTAAATCCGGAAACCGGTGCCACGGACCTGGTTTTAGACCCTTTTAATCCGCGCCGCCTTTGGGCAGCCATGTACCAAGTTAAACGCGAGCCGTGGAGTTTCACCTCTGGTGGGCCGGGAAGTGGGTTGTGGCGAAGTGAGGATGGAGGAAACTCATGGACCAATCTCACCAAAGCCCCAGGTCTTCCCCAGGGCCCCTTGGGCCGCATAGGAATTAGTGCATCAGGCGCCCAAGAAGATCTTCTTTACATGTCGGTTGAAGCCGCTGAAGGCGGGATCTTTGTGTCTCATGATGGGGGCGACCATTGGGAGGTGGCTACGCATGACCCTGAAGTCCGCCAACGCCCGTGGTATTTTAGTCACATCTTTGCCGATCCCCAGTCACCTGGCACGGTTTATGTCCTTAATTTTGAGTTTTTACGTTCGCTCGATTTTGGACGACATTTTGAAAGTGTTCCGACCCCTCATGTCGACCATCATGATCTTTGGATCGATCCTCACAATCCCCAGCGCATGATTAATGGCCATGATGGCGGTGCAGCCGTTAGCCTGGATGGGGGGAAGTCATGGTCGACTATCTTAAATCAACCCACCGCACAATTCTATCATTTGGCCGTCGATCACCAGGTTCCACCCCGCGTTTATGGTACGCAGCAGGACAACAGCAGCATTTCCGTACCGCTCCGCAGTTTTAAAGCGGCGATCACGGTAGCGGAACAGACCGAAGTCGGTGGCGGAGAAAGCGGTTACATTGTCGTCCATCCGGCCCATAATCACATCATCTTTGCCGGAAACTATGGTCTGTTAACGCGTTACGACCAACATGAAGGAACCACGCGTGTCATTACGCCCTGGCCAGAAGATCAAGCTGGCCATGGAGCGAGCCATCTTCGTTACCGGTTTAACTGGACATTCCCTATCGCCATCGATCCGCATCCTCCCTATGCCCTTTATGCGGGAGCGCAAGTGGTTTTCCGCAGTGTCGATGAAGGACAATCTTGGGAGACCATTAGTCCTGATCTGACACGAGCAGATACCAGCAAAATGGTGCCATCAGGAGGACCCATTACCAAAGATAATACCAGCGTCGAATATTTTGGGACACTCAGTGTCATTGCCGTCAGCCCATTGGCGGGAACAGAAATTTGGACAGGATCAGATGATGGCCGGGTACATTGTTCCCAAGATGGAGGAAAAACTTGGCACGACGTTACCCCGCCAGAAATTCCCGCTTGGGCGTTTATTAGTGGTATTGAACCTTCCCATCACGTCCCCGGCCGCGTTTATGTTGCTGCTAACCGCTACAAGCTCGATGATCTCACACCGTATATATGGCGCTCGGACGACTATGGGCACAGCTGGACCCCTTGTCACTCTGATCTTCCCTCTGACGCGGTTATGCGCATTGTGCGAGAAGATCCGCTCAATCCCCATCTTCTCTTCGCAGGCACGGAATGTGGCGTTTTTTATTCTCGTGACGGAGGAAATCACTGGCTTGCCCTTAACCATCAATTGCCACTCGTGCCGGTGCATGATTTAGCTATTGCGGGCAATTCGCTAGTGGCTGCCACCCATGGACGATCATTTTGGGTTCTCGATGATATCACGCCCTTACGCGTATTTCCCACGCAAGATCCTGATCACTTACAGGTCGCAGTGGCGCCGACACATTTTATATGGCCAGAGCCTGCACGTCTACCCACGGAGGATAAGTCCGAAGGTTTTGTTTCTACGGGACCCTATACCACCCGGTGGAAACTGCAAGAAAAGCGCCCCATATTCCCTGATGCCGGACGTAATCCTGAAGACGGCATCTATGTCTATTACCAGCTACCAGTCAACGTGGAACACCTTCGTATTACCGTCAAGGATTCGCGCGGAAATCCCATTACGACCACGGACGAAACCCAAAGCCTCCCAACCGTTAAGGGGACACATGGCTGGTCATGGTCTTGTCGTTATCCAGATCCCGAAAATCTCGAGGGAGCGGTCTTTCGCGGCGGCCGTATGAAAGGGCCGCTAGCTCCGCCTGGACTCTATAGCGTGACCTTAACCACTCCTACAGAAGAGGTGAGTACCACCTTCGAGCTGGTTCCCCTTCCCCATACCCGGGCTTCCGACTTAGAAAAGCGTTGGCAATTGTTAATGAACATCGGCAATACGTTAACGGCTGTTCATCGACTATTCAAAGATATGACCACCGTGAAAGAAACTCTTATAAGCTGGCAGCAAAAGGGGTTCATTGAGGGATCAGAATCACAGGCACTGTATCAGGAGCTTCTCGATCAAATAGACCACTTACGCAACCAATTAAACCAATATAAGGCCCTCAGTGCCAAAGATCTGCTCAACTATCCCATCCAACTGAATGGCAAACTCACATCCTTAGCCCGCTGGGTACAAGCCACTTACGGAGCTCCTACCACAGCCATGCTTCAAGTGTATAATGATCTTAAAACCCGTTTTCAGGAGGTTCAGAGTGCCTGGACAACCACCATGAAAAATGTTCAGGAGTTGAGTCAGCAACTGGATATTACGAAGCATATAGTCTTTGATTTTCATAAGCCCGCCGATGAATAA